The DNA sequence ttatttttttagacaaagaaaaacatatttgaatatACCCTACCTATCTTTCTTCCCTAAAAAATCCGAAGTGTAAAAATAGTGTGGAGATTTTGATGTTCCGAGAATTTTCGGAGACTTGTTCATTACAGCAGATAATTAATAAGTAGTGCATCATGAATACATTGCAGAAATTACCAAAGAACGATATCTCCCTTAATAAGTTGAAACTTGAAAACTTTTCCAACCAAATTTATGTATGGGCTTATATTGTCATAATTTTCTTGCTAGTCTCTTATTGCCAAAGCTTCAACTTAAGTTGGAAAGTCAGTGCTAGAGTAGAACTCACCCTAGGCTGTTAGCAATTCcactaaattataattgatgACATTCCTTTGTTTTGTATCCCTATTAACAAATAtgctttaattaatttttcttttttgcagcTTTATAGTAAATAGCAGTAGTAGCAGGATCTGTGTAAGATGCTGCTTCGAAGAATTGTTGCTGCATGTCCACAGTCAAGGCGGATGTTCAGCTCCTCTGTTAACCATGGCTATGAAAGTGCTATTCAGGAACTCAACAAGGTAAAGTTTTTCTTTGCTGCATTCTACTACAATTAAATTCAGTGCATTTTCTGTTTTTGGCACAAGCACCTACATAAGATGTCTTAATAACTAAAGATAACTCATTGACCTAACGGTCCAGCACAATGCAAAGAGTTTAAGTCATTAAAATCTAACcaaatttttatgatttctaTTTTACTAATTAATATCTGCTATGAAGGTTTTGCTCCAACAGTACACAGAAATGTTGGTGGAATTAATGTGATCCATGTAAATTGCTTATTGTATTTCAGGAAATGGAATCGGTATTTGGTGTTCCTCCTGCAAATGGACTAGCTAGCTCTGCAAACAATTTGAACAATGAAACCGAACTGCCATCTCCAAACATTAGTGTAAGTTCTTTTGAATTGACTCATACCGGTAAATCGGGGGAAGCTCAAATGGTAGACGTGTCTCCAAAAGAAAGTAGTAAAAGAAAAGCCACTGCTGTATGCAAGGTAATTCTTGGGAAGAAGGTGTTTGATTTAGTCGTGGCCAATCAAATGGGGAAAGGAGATGTGCTTACCGTGGCAAAAATTGCCGGCATAACTGCAGCAAAGCAAACTAGCAATCTTATTCCTTTGTGCCATAACATAAACCTTTCACATGTGCAAGTGGATTTGAGATTGAATCACGAGGATTTCAGTGTAACAATAGAAGGGGAAGCTGCATCAACAGGTAAAACCGGGGTTGAGATGGAAGCGATGACAGCAGTGTCTATTGCAGGCTTAACAGTGTATGATATGTGTAAGGCTGCTTCAAAAGATATAGCTATAACAGATATAAGACTTAAGCATAAATCTGGTGGAAAAAGTGGAGAGTACTGGTGGACACAATGATGGTTTAATATGCATTGCAAACAATGCGAAAATGCTATTATTCTTCATATAGTTTTCTTCACCAGCATAACGCTGTACATGGTTTCCTGTTATGGGATGCATGAATTTTGGGGATAGCTTTCTTTGAGTACATTTCAATTACTCAGCTTACATTGTCAAATTTTGTAAGTGGTCTAGGTTTCGGTTCAGATGTCTTTACTTtagatttaatataattataatttatgattggTGTGAGAAACTATTAAGGGGTTATTTAGATGGgataaaatagtttaataaaaGTAGGAAAGAATGAACTTGGTATGCTCTAATTTTCACTCTCAAGCATTGTACTGATTGACAGGGGTTGAGGTTGAGGTTGAAAAGAGAAATCACCTATTAggtgaaaggaaaataatttattctaagTTTGTGGGTTGAAtgctatgattttttttttaatttaattgaatttaagtTTGAGTATTGAGGTAAAATAATAGACTAATTCATACTATCCTATTAACTtgctaaataataaaattgaagtaatatgtgatatttattttaaggaaatgttttctgtaaaactaattatacaactaagaaagaaaaaagaacagaGAGAAATATAAGACGTGAGAAATGAGGttggaagaaaagaaattaaaagattgTATTTGTATCAATTATTATGAGTTGTATGTAAAacaaatatctttattttatatctatacCTGCATGTTAGATATaaggatattatatatatatatatatatatatatatatatatataaacaatacttaattataattataattgattgaAGGATATATATTCAATAACatcttttacatatttttattatgttttgtcCTTGTGTAAAATGAAAAAACCATGTCAAGGCAACATTGTTGACTTGGCATTGTACAGCTAACATGCTTTCGAAATTTGACTACTCTCATTTCTGAAATCAATGCAACCAGAAAAAGGTTCTCGTTGAAGTTCAACGTTACTTTagctttttttatttctttttgcacCGGCATCTCTTTTATCTTAAAGCCAGAttctgaattttgaatttttcttcaaTCTTATCTTAGGAATGGACACTTATTTTGACTAACCGTTATATCGGTTGGTCCAATATTCCAGTTAAATTTATCGCATATAAACTACTTTTTTAGGGGCAAAAAAGTCCTTTCACAGTAACAATACCTTTTCCCGGTTTTTTCGTTTTTTTCGGAACCACGAGTTAACGGGCCCAATAAATGTCATCCAGTGACAGTCCGCCACGTGGCTCAATATGGTTGATGCATTCGTCATCACGGTCACAGTTACCttgattttaaatatgaatCACATTAGGTTACAAcgatgttttaaattaaatcgtAGGATACCCAATTCACCAAAAAGAAAGCTTCTGGGTCGGCGTGTTCACACTTCCGATCGAATAGGGCTGTCAAAACGACGACGTTGACAGCCCGGTTCATTCATACGTTCCCAGTTTCTTTCAGGTAAAATTCAAAAGGAATAAACTTTTTTGCAACCGAATatcccttttcttttcttttctattattcacgtatttttgttgttcttattattattctcaCGCGTATTTTCTACGTGTGATTTCTGCGGTGCacgttttttctttctcctgCCAATTGGGTGCCAGCCCCACCAACCCTTCTTATTCTTCCTTGCTGGGTTCTCTTTGTTTTCCTTAAAGCATTGTTCTTTCCTCTAAAAATTGGATATTCGGTCTGGGATTTTGATTGCAGATAAAGGACAGGGTTGCTTGCTACTTATTAGGGTTATGATTTAGGTTTCATAAGCTTTTTCTCTGGGTTGAGTTGAGTTGGGTTTCTGCAATGAGTTCGTTTTCTGGTGCCATTCAAAGACCTCTTGTGGCGGCGGCTGCGGTTGCTGTTGCTTCTTTCTCTGCTGATGTCTCCGACAGATTGCCGTTCCGTGGATCATCACGTGATTGTTCTACCTCCGATTTGGTGCATTCTACATCTTGTAGCAACGTACAAGAATCAGATTCATTATGGGTTTCTCATATTTCGGATTCAAAACTTGCTAACCTCTCTTTTGTGACCCGAATTCCGGTGCATGTGCCCAATGTTCAGTTCCGGGTGCCAAGTTTGGGTCACAATTGCGTTTCAAATTTGCCCCATTCTTTAGTTTTCTCGTCACCACTTCTTCGGAGTTTGTATCACTCTGCTGACTTGCGTAAATTGTCAAGGCCTGCTACGTCTTCAGATGGTGCCTCCAATTCAACTTCTGAGGGCGTGTATAAATGGCATTTGCCCGACCCGAATGCTTTATGTGATTCAAGTTGTTCATTGACAAAGTCAAGGACAGTGGTGGTGTTGCTGGGATGGTTGGGAGCAAGGCAGAAACACTTGAAAAAGTATGCTGAGTGGTACACTTCAAGGGGGTTTCATGTCATTACGTTTACACTTTCAATGAGTGAGATTCTGAGCTATCATCCGGGAGGAAAGGCTGAGGAAAATGTTCAAATGCTTGTCGACCACTTGGCTGACTGGTTAGAAGGGGAAAATGGAAAGAATCTCGTCTTTCATACTTTCAGCAACACTGGATGGTTAACGTGAGTGGAATGTGCTATTTGCAAGCATCGAATTTTACAGTGTTCTTCTATTGTGTTTCTTCATTGGTTTGGTGTTCATTGTTGCAGATATGGTGTTATGCTTGAACATTTTCAAAAGCAGAATCCAAATGTCATGGAAAGGATTAAGGGATGCATTGTAGACTCTGCACCTGTTGCGTACCCTGATCCACAGGTAAATGTTTATCCCTTGTGAAACTTGATGAACGTAGctgttttgttgtttatatttCGTGTGCTATCTTTTCCTTCACCAGTTTTCGTGTTATCATTTGCTACTATGTCTATACACTGCTATCCTATACACtgtcaaaattatcaattaagtTGCCTTCTTGGGTTGCAACAGATTGATCAATTGAGAACTTGGTCTTTCGGTATTGTGCTTGATTTTACATCTAAGGAATTGAGGCATTGAGATTTGAACATTTGGTTGAGATCTTTGACTTTTTCAGTTATGCTAATATCTGTTATTTTGAAGCCCTGAAGAATCGTTTTATATTTTCTAGGCGTTCATTAAAATGACTAAACTGATACCTGGTTTTAGAAATGCTGAGGCTTATGCAAAATTCGGagatatgattttaaatatctGATTACCGTTACAGGTGTGGGCCTCAGGTTTCTCTGCAGCATTTCTGAAGAAGAATAGTGTTGCAACAAAAGGACGTGTGTTTTCTGATGAATCTGGCATTAAAGTATCCATTGGCAGCGAAGATGATTTAGGACTCAAACCTGCGGTAACAGAAGCAGCTTTGCAACTAATTCTAAAGAAATTTTTTGGGATCATTCTGGATCTTCCTTCAATAAATAGGTAAAGAATGAATCAGTTTCTTCTTCTACTtgattgtttttataaaaatggtCATATTTCATCCGAAGTCTTGCTTGCTTTTATTCCTGAAAATGGCTATTTTATGTGGGTATTCGACCATTGTTAATCAgatcaagttgataaaaaaaCTGTCACAACTATATAATGGTTGAGCAATATGATCGTATTTGATGACAATTTAGAGATTCAAATCTCGTAAACCAGGAGTATATAAATTACTGCACGATTGTATCATTGCTGAATTTCTGGAGTTGAACTTGAATATGAATTGCTACGGTTGGTTCTTTAGAAAAAGTGATATCTTACAAAATTACAATCCCCTTTCTAAAATTTAACATTGTACACTAAAGACTTTAACAAGTTTCACTTCTGTAAAGTTGTATGTGTGTGATTTTTGGGAATAGGAGAACATTCCATAGGGGAACGTTATGGTCTTTTTGGTGTTGATTCACAAGACATGACTAGACATCAAATAGATAaagattcaatatttttttacatatatgatATCTTTAAATACTAATATGATAACTTTGCTCCTGACTATGATGATTTTGTTCAAATGCAGGAGGCTCTCTGATGTTATGAACATGTTGTCATCAAAACAACCAAGGTGTCCACAGTTATACATGTATAGCACTGCTGACAGGGTTATTCCTGCTGATTCTGTGGAATCGTTTGTAGAGGCTCAACGTAGGGCTGGACATGATGTGAGGGCATGCAATTTTGTGTCCTCACCCCATGTTGACCACTTCAGGAATGACCCAAAATTATACACATCTCAACTCAGTCACTTTTTGGAGGAGAGTGTTCTTAGCCATTGTAAATCTCACTAATTTGCCTTGCTCATACACCATATagttaatttcttttcattttttaaagcaACCATTCCTTTAATGGGTCGTTAGGACTATATCAAAGGCCAACAACAACCTCATTGGGATTGCACAATTGTTCCCTCATAGATTATATTTGATTCGTTCATTGTTATATATGATAGTGTGAATGAAATACATATTACACAATTGGTCCCTCATATTcattgatatatattattgaatagTGCAGATGAAAGAGATTGAAACTGTCTCCTTTAGTTGTTTCTTTTACCTTTGGCGGGTGGAAAAGTGGCTGATATTCACTTAACTGTGTTGGTAGCTACTGCAAAATATGTTCATTATTGATATCTGAATAATGTGATTGggaatataacaatttaaaattagacACTGCATACAAGTTGTGAATTTTTAGATAAGGTTTTTGCtgcttattttaaaatgaatcttatttgattcttttttcgTTCATGGTAAATTTTATGACAATTATCGTACACAAATCTTATTAGAATTCATCTTTGTATTTCTGTTTAAAAAAACATAGCCATGCCTATTTTCATATGTGAAGGTAGTAGTTTTAATTCTTATAATGCTTGATCATGCAACTAATCGTGTATGTGACATTTTTCACTTTGGACACATTTTGAAGGGTCTTTGTTTGAAACATATTAGAAGATTATTGTGAATGAAATTGTGgcttaaattaaag is a window from the Vigna unguiculata cultivar IT97K-499-35 chromosome 7, ASM411807v1, whole genome shotgun sequence genome containing:
- the LOC114190157 gene encoding cyclic pyranopterin monophosphate synthase, mitochondrial: MLLRRIVAACPQSRRMFSSSVNHGYESAIQELNKEMESVFGVPPANGLASSANNLNNETELPSPNISVSSFELTHTGKSGEAQMVDVSPKESSKRKATAVCKVILGKKVFDLVVANQMGKGDVLTVAKIAGITAAKQTSNLIPLCHNINLSHVQVDLRLNHEDFSVTIEGEAASTGKTGVEMEAMTAVSIAGLTVYDMCKAASKDIAITDIRLKHKSGGKSGEYWWTQ
- the LOC114192120 gene encoding transmembrane protein 53, which translates into the protein MSSFSGAIQRPLVAAAAVAVASFSADVSDRLPFRGSSRDCSTSDLVHSTSCSNVQESDSLWVSHISDSKLANLSFVTRIPVHVPNVQFRVPSLGHNCVSNLPHSLVFSSPLLRSLYHSADLRKLSRPATSSDGASNSTSEGVYKWHLPDPNALCDSSCSLTKSRTVVVLLGWLGARQKHLKKYAEWYTSRGFHVITFTLSMSEILSYHPGGKAEENVQMLVDHLADWLEGENGKNLVFHTFSNTGWLTYGVMLEHFQKQNPNVMERIKGCIVDSAPVAYPDPQVWASGFSAAFLKKNSVATKGRVFSDESGIKVSIGSEDDLGLKPAVTEAALQLILKKFFGIILDLPSINRRLSDVMNMLSSKQPRCPQLYMYSTADRVIPADSVESFVEAQRRAGHDVRACNFVSSPHVDHFRNDPKLYTSQLSHFLEESVLSHCKSH